GGCAAGCTCTTCACCTAGAATATTTATATGTACACGGAAGCTCATACCCGGCATAAACTGTTGATCATTATTATCAAGCTTAGCTTTTGTTCTGAGTGTGCGGGTTTGTGCATTGATACGTGAATCAAGCTCTGCCACCTTAGCCGTGTAAGTTTCATCGCCTAACCAAGGCACCACTTCGACTGCTGATTTTTGTTTGAGCACAGACACAGCTGCCTCTGGGGCATTAAAATTAATATAAAGCGCTGAAATATCATCGATGGTAGCGATGGCTGTTTGGGTTGTGATCCTGTCGCCCACTTCGACGTCAGTTAAGCCCATAACACCGCTAAATGGAGCGCGAACTTCACGGTCTTCACGCTCTGTTTTTGCTTGCATTAACTTCACTTTTGCAAGCTCATAAAGCGTTTTGGCATCATCTAAATCACTTTGCGGTACCGCACCACGGGAATGGCTTTCCTCAAGCCTTTTCATGGTGCGCTCAGCATCTTTTAAAGTAATTTCAGCTTCCATCAGCGCAGCTTTTTGTCTGCGCGAATCAAGCTCTAATAGTAAGTCACCTTTGGCAACCTTATCGCCGGGCTTGAAGTAAACAGCAGTGACTCTATCCCCAACAGCTGGGTAAAGTGTTACAGAATGAATAGCTTCAGCATTACCCACAGCTTTTATCTGTTGTTTAGACTTTTCAACAGACACTGATTCTACAACTACATTAGCCGCCTCAGCGACAGAAACACAACTAATACAGGCAATTAAAGTCCATGTATGTAATTTGCCAATTGTCAAAATTTCACCTAAATAAGAATCGTTTTAATTGTTACGAAGTGTAACAGCTTTGTGATCAATAAAAAGCTGACTTCGTTTAATAAACAATTAGCCAAGGTGAAATAGACGACGCGCTCTCGCGTGTTTATTAATTAGAAACGGCAATGTAATGAATCTGTTTCTTTTACATGTGCTTCACTGGCAACGGTTACCTCAACACATCCAGATGCACTATTTAATTGTTCCTTTTGAATAAGCGTAAAATTCCCTTCTTGCTCTGATCTTAAAGAATATTCAAAGGCATCATTACTACCTTCTGATATCGCAGTCACTATGCCGCCAACAAGCGCCCCAGCAATAGCGCCTGCAATCATATCTTCGTGGTTACCATCTAACTGATCAACAATGCCTATAGTAGAACCTGCAGCAATCCCTGTTTTAACGTTGGATGACAATTTAACAGGTTGCACTGACATGACTTTTGCGTAAAAGCGTTTGATCATTACATTTTGGTCTGCTCTATCAACACCTTGCGAGGCACAACCTCCTAGAAATAGTAAACCTAGTAGTAATTTCTTCATTGTTTTCTCACCCCATCAGTTTAAAGCTTAAGTAAGATACTATTCCTGATATAAGTTAGAGACTGTTTAAGATGTGTAAGAAACTGTATGTGGCTAATATACGAGCATAAAAAAACCCCAGACAGTGCTGAGGTTTTTATCAATTCAAAAAGCTAAGAATTACTGTTGGCGCTGTGCTTCTTTTTGCGCTTTTTTAGCTTCTTTACGCTTACGCAGAACTTCTTGCGCTTCGTTACCGATATGGCCTTCACCGCGAGCTTGTGCTAATTCGATTTGCTTTTGACGCTCAGCAAAACGTGCACGTTGCTCTTCTGTAAGGCTGTCGTGACAGTGATGACACGAAACACCTTCCATGTATTCAGGCTTTTGCTTTTCTTCTTCAGTGATAGGCATACGACACGCATGACATTGGTCGTAAGAACCTTTTTGTAAATCGTGATTTACTGCAACACGGTTATCAAATACAAAACACTCACCTTCCCACATAGTTTCTTCCTTTGGTACTTCTTCTAAGTACTTAAGAATACCGCCCTCAAGGTGGAATACTTCGTCAAAGCCTTGCTCTTTCATGTATGCAGTTGATTTTTCGCAGCGAATACCACCGGTACAGAACATCGCCACTTTCTTGTGCTTTTCTGGGTCTAGGTTTTCTTTCGCCCAAGCTGGGAATTCGCGGAACGTTTTGGTGTTTGGATCAACCGCATTTTGGAAAGTACCGATCTCAATTTCGTAATCGTTACGCGTATCGATAAGAATCACTTCAGGGTCTGAAATTAATGCATTCCAGTCAGCTGGTTTTACGTATGTACCCACTACTTCACGTGGGTCGATACCTTCAACACCCATAGTTACAATTTCTTTTTTCAGTTTTACCTTAGTACGGTAGAACGGGCATTCGTCATCGTAAGACTCTTTTGTCACGATGTTATCTAGGTTTGGTTGTGAATCTAACCATGCAAGTAGGTTATCGATACCTTCACGCTTAGCAGAAACAGTACCGTTGATACCTTCAGCCGCAAGTAACAAAGTACCGCGTACTTCATTGTCTTCCATCACTTTAAGTAATGGTTGGCGAATCGCTTCAAAATCAGGAAGGGCTACAAATTTGTATAGTGCGCAAACAACAAAGTGCTCGCTAGTTACATTGTCTTTATGAACAGCAGTCATGGTTTTACCTTTTGCTTTAAATGCCCATGTTGGGCGTTAACCGAATCGCAAATCCGGCGCATTGAGGGCGCGTATTTTACGCGAATTAGCGATAATTGCAAAAACTGATGCGAAATAGCTGTGTTTTTACTGTCTCCTAGTAAGGCAAGTGCGTTATAATGAACAGGATTTACAAATTTTGCTCATCGGAGATTACGCATTGCACTTTACTGAACTTGGGATTGATACACGCCTCGAAAAACAACTAGCGCATCAAGGCATCACCCAGCCCACTGACATTCAAGCTCACGCGGTACCTACAGCTATCGCAGGCCATGATATTTTTGCACAGTCAAAAACAGGATCGGGCAAAACGCTGGCGTTTTTATTACCTGCTGTACAGCGCGTAATGAAACAAAAAGCTCTCAGTAAACGCGACCCTCGCGTTTTAATCGTTGCGCCTACCCGCGAATTAGCAACCCAAGTATACAGCCAATTAAGATTATTAATTGCTGGCACAAATATTAGTGCGGTAAAAGTACTCGGTGGTGAAAACTTTAATGACCAAATTAAAGCACTTCGTAAAGACCCTCATTTTGTAGTGGCAACTCCGGGGCGTTTAGCTGACCATTTAAGTCAACGCTCATTACAGCTTTCAGGCTTAGAGCTTTTAATTTTTGATGAAGCCGACCGTATTTTAGATTTAGGCTTTACCGAGCAAGTTAAAATGATCAACGAGCTTGCTGATCACCGCTTGCGTCAAACGTTATTGTTCTCAGCAACCCTTGACCATGCACAAGTTGATGCCCTGTCACGCAACTTATTACGTTCACCAAAACAAATATTGTTAAGTGCCTCAAACGAGCAACATAGTGACATTACTCAGCAACTTTATTTAGCTGATCACTTAGATCACAAAGAAGCCCTACTTGAGCACTTTGTAAAACAAGACAATGTTGGTCAGTGTATTATTTTCACCGCAACACGTGCCGACACTCAGCGTTTAAGCCAACTTTTAAATGATAAAGGCTTTAAAGCGCAGGCGCTTGCGGGTGACTTAACACAGGCTAAGCGCCTTGAAATCATGGATGCCTTTAGCCGTGAAAACTTCAAAATTTTGATCACTACCGATGTTGCATCACGTGGTCTTGATTTATTAAGCGTGACCCACGTTATTAACTTTGACCTACCAAAACATGCCGAAGAATATGTGCATCGTATTGGTCGTACAGGTCGCGCAGGCTTTAAAGGTACTGCCATTTCATTAGTTGGCCCGAAAGATTGGCCAAGCTACAAAGCAATTAAAGCATTTTTAAATGATGAATTAAGCTTTTTCACCGTTGACGGCCTTGTTGGTAAATTTAAAGGTCTGCGTGAGAAAAAACCAAACACAGTTTGGAAAAAAGCAGAGAAAAAAGTGGCTGCTAAACCTGCTAAACCAAAACGCAAAGCAGCCCCTAAGAAGCCAAAAGCCCCTATTCAAGCACCAATTGATGTAGATGGTTTTGCTCCAATGCGCCGTAAGAAAAAGCCAGAACAGGAATAACAATGAGTATTTTAGGAACCACACAAACCCTTTTCGTTAACGAAATATCTAACGAAGGTGCTTATTTAGATGGCCGTGATTTAGGCGAAGTATTCTTACCAAGCAAAGAAATTGACTACGATCTAGAAGCTGGCGACAGCGTGCAAGTATTCATCTACTTAGATCATGCAGGTCACCCAACCGGCACCACAAAAAAACCATTGGCTGAGGTAGGCGAATTTGCCCTACTACGTGTTAAAGCGATTAATAGCACCGGTGCGTTTATGGATTGGGGCCTCGAAAAAGACGTACTAGCACCATACAACGAACAAAAGCCAAAAATGAAAGACGGCTTTTCGTATCTTGTACGTTTGTACCTAGATAACGCCAGCCAACGTATTTGTGCATCGAGCAACTTTAATAAGTTTTTATCGAAAGATGAGCCAACTTACTCTGTAATGGAAGAAGTTGACTTAATCGTTGCCGGTAAAACAGACCTAGGCTACAAAGTACTTGTAAACGAAGCTCACATTGGCGTTGTTTACTACAACACGGTATTTAAAAAGCTGTTTGTTGGCCAGCGCTTAAAAGGCTTTATTCAAAAAGTACGTGAAGACGGCAAAATCGATGTACTACTTGAAAAGCCAGGTATGGGTAAAGTAAACGACTTAGGCGAAAAAATCTTAGATAAATTAAAAGCCGAAGGCGGCGTACTTCACCTAGGTGATAAGTCAGACCCTGAAGCAATTAAAAAGACTTTCTCAACCAGTAAAGCAAACTACAAAAAAGCCATTGGCGGTTTGTTTAAGCAAGGTTTAATTGATATTGAAGCAACATCGATTAGATTGAAATAAGTTGCGAGCCACGAGCTACGAGTTACGAGCTACGAGCTACGAGCTAACAAGATCATTGATATATGAAAAAGAGTAAAGTGAAAGCTTTACTCTTTTTTTATTCTTACTGGTTTTGTTAGCTTTAACGTGTGGATGCCGTAAATTTTCTAACGCTATATTGAGTATTTTTCATTTAAAAGTGAAAGTCGGCATTGTGTCATGAACTGCCTTTCCGGTTTGGTCTAACTCATTCCTGTCGGATAGACGACACCTGTTACCAAGTGTCGCCCTCCTAAGAACCGTACGTGCAACTTTCACTGCATACGGCTCAAGCCTTCACGAAGGCACCTAATTGGTACCCAGCAACTTATAAAGCAGCGAGATTAGGCTCATTCCAAGAGTTGCGGCATTGCCTCTTTGCTTTTCTCTTTGCCAAGTATTCTTGGTATAAAGGATCAAAAGGCGTAGCTTCACTCCTGATTTTCACATGTCTCTCTATTGGCACCTTAGCTATTTGAAATAGATTAAACTGACAATCCATGTTCATGTTCATGTTCATGCTCTTCTGCCAACCGTGAAATTGCCATTGGCCTCGACGGTTGATAAAGTACTTCATGGCGATCCAAGTTTTTGATTTTGTTGGATGACGCCTTTTAGCCCAATGCCATAACGCTAGAAATAGTTTGTGGCTCACATATCCGAATACTTGTTTGGCAACGCAATGGCGATAGTAATTCGACCAACCCCTGAGTTTCGGATTTATCAACTTGATTAGATCGTTAACGGGGGTAGTTGCGTGCTTTTTAATGAGTTCGCGCAAGTTACTCAGAAATATTAACGTGTTAGATTTGCTCGGTTTAATGAGCAGTTTTCCTTTGTACTTCCTATGGTTAAAGCCTAGGAAGTCAAAACCACGGCTAATGTGGGTAATGTGCGTTTTCTCTTCGGAGAGCGTTAAGCCTCTATGTGCTAAGAAGTCAGCAATCAACGGTTTGATATCGTTCTCCAGCACGTCCTTTGAAGTGCATGTGACTACGAAATCATCGGCGTATCCTATAAAGTTGGCTCTCGCCCCATTTTTAAGTGCGGTGGACTTAATGCGTTGCTCAAGACCTGCAAGAGTCATCAGCATCAAGGTTGGAGATATGATCCCGCCTTGTGGTGTTCCCTCGTCAGTGCGATAGAACAGCCCTTTGTCCATAAAACCAGACTTTAACCATTGTTCCAACATTCGTTTATCTACAGCTATATTATTCATAAGCCATTGATGCCCAATCTTGTCGAAACAGGCTTTGATATCTCCCTCAAGAACCCATTGCGCGGATTGCTTTTTACTCAAACAGAGAAAACACTGAGCAATAGCATCAGCAGTGCTTCTATTGCGCCGAAATCCGTAGCTATTTGGGTCAGCAAGTGTTTCTGACACAGGCTCTAGTGCAAGAAGGTGAAGCGCTTGTAGCGCTCTATCGACCATGCACGGGATACCCAAAGGTCTGAGCTTGCCGTTTTTCTTAGGGATGTAGATACGCTTGAGCGGTTTGGCTTGATAAGCCTTTCTGCTCAATTGATTGACTGCTTTCATGCGGCGCGTATCCGTATTCCAGATGACGCCGTCTATTCCGGGCGTTTTACTGCCTTTGTTTTGTGATACTCGCTTAACAGCAAGAAGTTTTGCCGAATGCGAGTGAGTCAGTATCCACTGCAACGCTTTCGCTTTGCTGTGTTTACCTTCTCTTGTTGCTTTTGCAATACGCATCTGAAGCTTTAAAACGTGCGACTCAACAGTTTTCCAATTTATGGATTGCCATTGAGCACTGTCAGGGGAGGCACTAATCTCTTTTGAAATCATCATTTGCGTTTCTCCTTGAATAAAGTTCTTCAAATTCTCTTGCAACGGAAGACCAGTCGGAAGTCAGCTCACTTTCGTGCCAGACAGACGTCTGTATCTGCATCATTACAATCCAGCCTTTGCTTTCTCCAACATCCTCTACCTGCATCACTATCGGCTATATAAGCTTTCCCAAAGGGAGTGATACAGGCTTACCGTGTTCCGTATGTTGCGCAATGTCAGGTTAGATGCCCGCTATAGTGCGGAGAGTTCAGTGATCACGAAAGAGCATGGGGCAATCTCTTTCCGACTCTCGTGCCTTTTGGCTACAGCGTATTAACCACTTCCGCTGTTTCATCGTATAACGCACCTTACGCG
The nucleotide sequence above comes from Pseudoalteromonas shioyasakiensis. Encoded proteins:
- a CDS encoding rhodanese-related sulfurtransferase, whose product is MTAVHKDNVTSEHFVVCALYKFVALPDFEAIRQPLLKVMEDNEVRGTLLLAAEGINGTVSAKREGIDNLLAWLDSQPNLDNIVTKESYDDECPFYRTKVKLKKEIVTMGVEGIDPREVVGTYVKPADWNALISDPEVILIDTRNDYEIEIGTFQNAVDPNTKTFREFPAWAKENLDPEKHKKVAMFCTGGIRCEKSTAYMKEQGFDEVFHLEGGILKYLEEVPKEETMWEGECFVFDNRVAVNHDLQKGSYDQCHACRMPITEEEKQKPEYMEGVSCHHCHDSLTEEQRARFAERQKQIELAQARGEGHIGNEAQEVLRKRKEAKKAQKEAQRQQ
- a CDS encoding DEAD/DEAH box helicase, giving the protein MHFTELGIDTRLEKQLAHQGITQPTDIQAHAVPTAIAGHDIFAQSKTGSGKTLAFLLPAVQRVMKQKALSKRDPRVLIVAPTRELATQVYSQLRLLIAGTNISAVKVLGGENFNDQIKALRKDPHFVVATPGRLADHLSQRSLQLSGLELLIFDEADRILDLGFTEQVKMINELADHRLRQTLLFSATLDHAQVDALSRNLLRSPKQILLSASNEQHSDITQQLYLADHLDHKEALLEHFVKQDNVGQCIIFTATRADTQRLSQLLNDKGFKAQALAGDLTQAKRLEIMDAFSRENFKILITTDVASRGLDLLSVTHVINFDLPKHAEEYVHRIGRTGRAGFKGTAISLVGPKDWPSYKAIKAFLNDELSFFTVDGLVGKFKGLREKKPNTVWKKAEKKVAAKPAKPKRKAAPKKPKAPIQAPIDVDGFAPMRRKKKPEQE
- a CDS encoding GntR family transcriptional regulator; this translates as MSILGTTQTLFVNEISNEGAYLDGRDLGEVFLPSKEIDYDLEAGDSVQVFIYLDHAGHPTGTTKKPLAEVGEFALLRVKAINSTGAFMDWGLEKDVLAPYNEQKPKMKDGFSYLVRLYLDNASQRICASSNFNKFLSKDEPTYSVMEEVDLIVAGKTDLGYKVLVNEAHIGVVYYNTVFKKLFVGQRLKGFIQKVREDGKIDVLLEKPGMGKVNDLGEKILDKLKAEGGVLHLGDKSDPEAIKKTFSTSKANYKKAIGGLFKQGLIDIEATSIRLK
- the ltrA gene encoding group II intron reverse transcriptase/maturase codes for the protein MMISKEISASPDSAQWQSINWKTVESHVLKLQMRIAKATREGKHSKAKALQWILTHSHSAKLLAVKRVSQNKGSKTPGIDGVIWNTDTRRMKAVNQLSRKAYQAKPLKRIYIPKKNGKLRPLGIPCMVDRALQALHLLALEPVSETLADPNSYGFRRNRSTADAIAQCFLCLSKKQSAQWVLEGDIKACFDKIGHQWLMNNIAVDKRMLEQWLKSGFMDKGLFYRTDEGTPQGGIISPTLMLMTLAGLEQRIKSTALKNGARANFIGYADDFVVTCTSKDVLENDIKPLIADFLAHRGLTLSEEKTHITHISRGFDFLGFNHRKYKGKLLIKPSKSNTLIFLSNLRELIKKHATTPVNDLIKLINPKLRGWSNYYRHCVAKQVFGYVSHKLFLALWHWAKRRHPTKSKTWIAMKYFINRRGQWQFHGWQKSMNMNMNMDCQFNLFQIAKVPIERHVKIRSEATPFDPLYQEYLAKRKAKRQCRNSWNEPNLAAL